A single region of the Sorghum bicolor cultivar BTx623 chromosome 7, Sorghum_bicolor_NCBIv3, whole genome shotgun sequence genome encodes:
- the LOC8083562 gene encoding SH3 domain-containing protein C23A1.17 → MARSGPGCRLLVLLLALTAFNGSFAARHLLDTSAAPQAAPAQPSIPAVPTKLPPVPSIPIVPTTLTLPPMPSIPAVPTTAIPPIPSIPIPKSALPPTAAGAIPSLPNPVIPTTVPAIPKVQVTLPPMPSIPTTVPSIPTMIPTTIPTIPGLQVPPLTAPSPQTTSP, encoded by the coding sequence ATGGCTCGTAGCGGACCTGGTTGCCGTCTTCTCGTCCTGCTCCTAGCCTTGACTGCCTTCAATGGCAGCTTTGCAGCTAGACATCTTTTGGACACATCAGCTGCACCACAGGCCGCACCTGCTCAGCCATCCATTCCAGCAGTTCCAACCAAACTGCCTCCAGTGCCTTCCATACCAATAGTTCCAACCACGCTGACGCTGCCTCCAATGCCTTCCATTCCGGCGGTCCCAACGACAGCAATCCCACCAATTCCGTCCATTCCTATTCCAAAGTCAGCCCTGCCACCAACAGCTGCTGGTGCAATCCCATCTCTCCCAAACCCGGTGATTCCAACCACCGTACCAGCTATTCCTAAAGTCCAGGTTACCCTGCCACCAATGCCCTCAATCCCCACTACTGTGCCATCCATTCCAACTATGATTCCAACAACAATCCCAACCATTCCCGGACTCCAGGTGCCTCCACTCACTGCCCCATCCCCACAAACCACCAGCCCTTGA
- the LOC8056906 gene encoding uncharacterized protein LOC8056906 isoform X1, which translates to MSFYLVAHQTHALSSSQPRSGSVLSADLLLLAHSRSGSVPGSDLPRVGGSPSTASSDGGAVPVSAAASAAPPPASRQSPRAFASVLRAPAGDPAFSLISMVNENAEKDHDTGPENKLRHNFRLGDITWVKCSGSSWWPAQVIDELCVGSKPKKKDKYDCLVRLYGTCQYLYVDPWKSNSEFEMMLKQENKSTMEAFREVLEKELSGVNLCSDYEDGYEEEAVNSKGGDTKGTSKKTSSRKARKQEGVKQLYNEEEDQNVGSNATARKRKGGRARQSSSTHDDKDNSDSSAEGFRNKRQKYAAQSASDILGSEDATQGSKHTEIKAMVRDILFKDIIDKEHDAEMAYVDEVINGICNATDSVIGSGDACTKGGRGLKPSGSGVEGESSNAPSRGTTLMTQGQLSARRNRQIRIMQTLALIAPSGSPFGRNEVVAAMHQKV; encoded by the exons atgAGCTTTTATTTAGTGGCCCATCAAACCCATGCTCTATCTTCCTCGCAGCCCCGCTCAGGCTCGGTCCTCAGCGCAGATCTTCTGCTCCTTGCCCACTCGCGCTCAGGCTCGGTCCCAGGATCGGATCTTCCGCGCGTCGGCGGCTCCCCCTCGACGGCGTCAAGCGACGGAGGGGCAGTCCCAgtctcggcggcggcgtcggcggctccccctcccgcctctcgccagtcgcctcgcgccttcgcctccgtcctccgcgcaccggccggcgaccctgc GTTTTCATTGATCAGTATGGTGAATGAAAATGCAGAGAAAGATCATGACACTGGTCCAGAAAATAAGTTAAGACACAATTTCCGATTGGGAGATATAACATGGGTTAAGTGcagtggttcttcatggtgGCCAGCCCAG GTCATTGATGAACTATGTGTTGGTAGCAAGCCTAAGAAGAAAGACAAGTATGATTGCCTAGTTCGGCTctatggaacatgtcaata CTTATATGTAGACCCTTGGAAGTCTAACTCAGAATTTGAAATG ATGCTGAAGCAAGAAAACAAGAGCACAATGGAAGCATTCCGTGAGGTGCTTGAGAAG GAGCTCTCTGGCGTTAACTTGTGCAGTGATTATGAGGATGGTTATGAAGAGGAAGCTGTCAACTCAAAAG GTGGTGACACCAAAGGGACCTCAAAGAAGACCTCTTCTAGAAAAGCCAGAAAACAAGAAGGTGTGAAGCAGCTATATAATGAAGAGGAAGACCAGAATGTTGGGAGCAATGCAACTGCTCGGAAAAGAAAGGGTGGGCGTGCAAGACAATCAAGTTCTACTCATGATGATAAAGATAATAGTGACAGTTCAGCTGAAGGTTTCAGGAACAAGAGACAGAAGTATGCTGCTCAAAGCGCTTCGGATATACTTGGAAGTGAAGATGCAACTCAAGGTTCAAAGCATACTGAAATAAAAGCTATGGTCAGGGATATACTGTTCAAGGACATTATTGACAAGGAGCATGATGCTGAAATGGCTTACGTGGATGAAGTGATTAATGGCATTTGTAATGCTACTGACAGTGTGATTGGTAGTGGTGATGCTTGTACCAAAGGCGGACGAGGCCTCAAGCCGAGTGGTAGTGGAGTGGAGGGTGAGTCAAGCAATGCCCCT AGCAGGGGAACAACACTGATGACACAGGGGCAACTTAGTGCACGCCGGAATAGGCAAATCAGGATCATGCAAACCCTCGCTCTGATTGCTCCATCAGGATCACCATTCGGCAGGAATGAAGTTGTTGCAGCCATGCACCAAAAAGTCTAA
- the LOC8056905 gene encoding nascent polypeptide-associated complex subunit alpha, muscle-specific form, with protein sequence MDPAAAKRREAERFMGIAEKLLTARDLEGCKQFVAQALSFDPRTPGADDLLAAADALLADKRRRLPSGALDPYAVLGLDSAVPASREPDVVHSQYRRLSFLLNRSHPDRPCSLAFADAARLVADAWAFLSDPLRKASLDSDLDAAAAATNAAAAAKAAAAAAARVPTAPHPEKQHQQQLSPPPPPALQPPQTVSGTPPKRGRPLRAAKTPATPPVPQPPQTVSATPPAQQPPQTMSSTQPPKRGRPPRAAKTPPETEGNQEGEALQAPAFWTVCPSCCRLHQYDRSYESQTLLCPSCRRPFVATAMSTPPPIVPGTDMYYCSWGFFPMGFPGGPAFAAPLNSPQHQAPDALGFYPMGPYLPLPGPSGIVEVEGNKAVDAGTVIPVTPTVAVASPSPAPAPAPAPSPVLTAATPVKSSHVKVGAKKRGRPKGSKNKKVVIEIN encoded by the coding sequence ATGGATCCTGCCGCCGCCAAGCGTCGGGAGGCGGAGCGGTttatgggcatcgccgagaagcTCCTGACGGCGCGCGACCTCGAGGGATGCAAGCAGTTCGTCGCGCAAGCCCTCTCCTTCGACCCCCGCACCCCGGGCGCCGACgacctcctcgccgccgccgatgcCCTCCTCGCCGACAAGCGTCGGCGCCTCCCGTCCGGGGCCCTAGATCCCTACGCCGTCCTTGGCCTCGACTCCGCCGTGCCGGCCTCCCGCGAGCCCGACGTCGTCCATTCCCAATACCGCCGCCTCTCCTTCCTGCTCAACCGCTCCCACCCCGACCGTCCCTGCTCGCTCGCCTTCGCCGACGCCGCCCGCCTCGTCGCCGACGCGTGGGCCTTCCTGTCGGATCCCCTCCGCAAAGCCTCCCTCGACTCCGACCTCGACGCTGCCGCCGCTGCAACTAACGCAGCTGCAGCCGCCaaagccgctgccgccgccgcagctcGTGTGCCCACCGCTCCCCATCCAGAGAAGCAGCATCAGCAGCagctgtcgccgccgccgccgcctgctctGCAGCCACCGCAGACTGTGTCGGGCACGCCACCAAAGCGAGGGCGACCGCTGCGGGCTGCCAAAACGCCGGCGACGCCGCCTGTTCCGCAGCCACCGCAGACCGTGTCGGCCACGCCGCCAGCTCAACAACCACCGCAGACCATGTCGAGCACGCAGCCACCAAAGCGTGGCCGGCCACCGCGGGCTGCCAAAACGCCGCCTGAGACTGAAGGAAACCAGGAGGGGGAAGCTCTACAGGCGCCAGCGTTCTGGACGGTTTGTCCCTCCTGCTGCCGCTTACACCAGTATGACCGCTCCTACGAGTCGCAAACGCTGCTCTGTCCCAGCTGCCGCCGGCCGTTTGTTGCCACGGCAATGTCCACGCCACCACCCATCGTGCCAGGCACAGACATGTACTACTGCTCCTGGGGGTTCTTCCCAATGGGATTCCCTGGTGGCCCTGCATTCGCTGCACCGCTCAATTCACCGCAGCACCAGGCGCCTGATGCCCTAGGATTTTATCCAATGGGGCCATACTTGCCATTGCCAGGCCCAAGCGGCATTGTGGAAGTGGAAGGCAATAAGGCAGTTGATGCTGGCACTGTCATTCCTGTCACTCCAACAGTGGCAGTCGCATCGCCATCGCCAGCGCCAGCGCCAGCACCAGCACCATCGCCAGTGCTGACAGCGGCAACACCAGTGAAGTCATCACATGTGAAGGTTGGGGCAAAGAAGCGAGGGCGGCCTAAAGGCAGCAAGAACAAGAAAGTGGTGATTGAGATAAATTAG
- the LOC8056906 gene encoding uncharacterized protein LOC8056906 isoform X2: MSFYLVAHQTHALSSSQPRSGSVLSADLLLLAHSRSGSVPGSDLPRVGGSPSTASSDGGAVPVSAAASAAPPPASRQSPRAFASVLRAPAGDPAFSLISMVNENAEKDHDTGPENKLRHNFRLGDITWVKCSGSSWWPAQVIDELCVGSKPKKKDKYDCLVRLYGTCQYLYVDPWKSNSEFEMMLKQENKSTMEAFREVLEKELSGVNLCSDYEDGYEEEAVNSKGGDTKGTSKKTSSRKARKQEGVKQLYNEEEDQNVGSNATARKRKGGRARQSSSTHDDKDNSDSSAEGFRNKRQKYAAQSASDILGSEDATQGSKHTEIKAMVRDILFKDIIDKEHDAEMAYVDEVINGICNATDSVIGSGDACTKGGRGLKPSGSGVEGESSNAPGNNTDDTGAT, translated from the exons atgAGCTTTTATTTAGTGGCCCATCAAACCCATGCTCTATCTTCCTCGCAGCCCCGCTCAGGCTCGGTCCTCAGCGCAGATCTTCTGCTCCTTGCCCACTCGCGCTCAGGCTCGGTCCCAGGATCGGATCTTCCGCGCGTCGGCGGCTCCCCCTCGACGGCGTCAAGCGACGGAGGGGCAGTCCCAgtctcggcggcggcgtcggcggctccccctcccgcctctcgccagtcgcctcgcgccttcgcctccgtcctccgcgcaccggccggcgaccctgc GTTTTCATTGATCAGTATGGTGAATGAAAATGCAGAGAAAGATCATGACACTGGTCCAGAAAATAAGTTAAGACACAATTTCCGATTGGGAGATATAACATGGGTTAAGTGcagtggttcttcatggtgGCCAGCCCAG GTCATTGATGAACTATGTGTTGGTAGCAAGCCTAAGAAGAAAGACAAGTATGATTGCCTAGTTCGGCTctatggaacatgtcaata CTTATATGTAGACCCTTGGAAGTCTAACTCAGAATTTGAAATG ATGCTGAAGCAAGAAAACAAGAGCACAATGGAAGCATTCCGTGAGGTGCTTGAGAAG GAGCTCTCTGGCGTTAACTTGTGCAGTGATTATGAGGATGGTTATGAAGAGGAAGCTGTCAACTCAAAAG GTGGTGACACCAAAGGGACCTCAAAGAAGACCTCTTCTAGAAAAGCCAGAAAACAAGAAGGTGTGAAGCAGCTATATAATGAAGAGGAAGACCAGAATGTTGGGAGCAATGCAACTGCTCGGAAAAGAAAGGGTGGGCGTGCAAGACAATCAAGTTCTACTCATGATGATAAAGATAATAGTGACAGTTCAGCTGAAGGTTTCAGGAACAAGAGACAGAAGTATGCTGCTCAAAGCGCTTCGGATATACTTGGAAGTGAAGATGCAACTCAAGGTTCAAAGCATACTGAAATAAAAGCTATGGTCAGGGATATACTGTTCAAGGACATTATTGACAAGGAGCATGATGCTGAAATGGCTTACGTGGATGAAGTGATTAATGGCATTTGTAATGCTACTGACAGTGTGATTGGTAGTGGTGATGCTTGTACCAAAGGCGGACGAGGCCTCAAGCCGAGTGGTAGTGGAGTGGAGGGTGAGTCAAGCAATGCCCCT GGGAACAACACTGATGACACAGGGGCAACTTAG
- the LOC8083561 gene encoding SH3 domain-containing protein C23A1.17, producing the protein MARSGPGCRLLVLLLSLAAFNGSFAARHLLDTAAAPEAAPAQPSIPMIPTKLPPVPSIPAVPTTLTLPPMPSIPAVPKTAVPPIPSIPIPKLALPPTAAGAIPSLPNPVIPTTVPAIPKVQVTLPPMPSIPTTVPSIPTTIPTTIPTIPGLQVPPLTAPSPQTTSP; encoded by the coding sequence ATGGCTCGTAGCGGACCTGGTTGCCGTCTTCTCGTCCTGCTCCTATCCCTGGCTGCCTTCAATGGCAGCTTTGCAGCTCGACATCTTTTGGACACAGCCGCTGCGCCAGAGGCCGCACCTGCTCAGCCGTCCATTCCAATGATTCCAACCAAATTGCCTCCAGTGCCTTCCATACCAGCTGTTCCAACCACGCTGACGCTGCCACCAATGCCTTCCATTCCGGCGGTCCCGAAGACAGCAGTCCCACCAATTCCGTCCATTCCTATTCCAAAGTTAGCCCTGCCACCAACAGCTGCTGGCGCAATCCCCTCTCTCCCAAACCCGGTGATTCCAACCACCGTACCAGCTATTCCTAAAGTCCAGGTTACCCTGCCACCAATGCCGTCGATCCCCACTACTGTGCCATCAATTCCAACTACGATTCCAACAACAATCCCAACCATTCCCGGACTCCAGGTGCCTCCACTCACTGCCCCATCCCCACAAACCACCAGCCCTTGA
- the LOC8083560 gene encoding transcription factor bHLH30, producing MVVTDDGVVEGRGLAEGERLTPALRKKERGRSHSEAERKRRQRINAHLATLRTLVPSASRMDKAALLGEVVRHVRELRAKASDAAAGVGVGVIPGEGDEVGAEEEDDDYWRQHGRRHFGADDDDSLPPPRRVVRAWVCCDDRPGLLSDLGRAVRSVRNARPVRVEIATVGGRTRSVLELDVSGDDGDDDNAATAAAAGNGRAVALSTLRAAMRAVLLNRDEHVIAAGDGYKRPRFSSAQIAKVQ from the exons ATGGTGGTGACGGACGACGGAGTCGTAGAGGGCAGGGGACTGGCAGAGGGGGAGCGCTTGACGCCGGCGCTGCGGAAGAAGGAGCGGGGCCGGAGCCACAGCGAGGCCGAGCGCAAGCGGCGGCAGCGGATCAACGCCCACCTCGCCACGCTCCGCACCCTTGTCCCCTCCGCATCCCGG ATGGACAAGGCGGCGTTGCTGGGCGAGGTGGTGCGGCACGTGCGGGAGCTGCGGGCGAAGGCGAGCGACGCGGCGGCGGGGGTCGGCGTCGGTGTCATCCCGGGGGAGGGCGATGAGGTGGGcgccgaggaggaggacgacgactaCTGGCGGCAGCACGGTCGTCGTCACTTCGGCGCCGATGACGACGACAGCCTGCCGCCGCCTCGGCGCGTCGTCAGGGCGTGGGTGTGCTGCGACGACCGCCCGGGGCTCCTCTCCGACCTGGGCCGCGCCGTCCGCTCCGTCAGGAACGCGCGCCCCGTCCGCGTAGAGATCGCCACCGTCGGCGGGAGGACCCGCAGCGTCCTGGAGCTGGACGTCTccggcgacgacggcgacgacgacaaCGCCGcaaccgccgccgcggcgggcaACGGGAGGGcggtggcgctgtccacgctgCGCGCGGCGATGCGCGCCGTGCTGCTCAACCGGGACGAGCACGTCATCGCCGCCGGGGACGGGTACAAGCGGCCACGCTTCTCCTCCGCGCAGATCGCCAAGGTGCAGTGA